Proteins encoded in a region of the Rhodopirellula halodulae genome:
- a CDS encoding WXG100 family type VII secretion target encodes MNQAIGDPDQIRQFASQLARFAEELRQRGTGLSAQMNQLEQTWRDEQQRKFNQEFQDQLRQLQRLVQVTDEHVPYLMRKAEQLDAYLGR; translated from the coding sequence ATGAATCAAGCCATTGGTGACCCCGATCAGATTCGTCAATTCGCGTCGCAGTTGGCTCGGTTTGCAGAAGAATTGCGACAGCGAGGAACGGGGCTGTCCGCGCAGATGAACCAGTTGGAGCAAACTTGGCGGGACGAGCAACAAAGAAAATTCAATCAAGAATTTCAGGACCAGCTTCGCCAGTTGCAGCGATTGGTTCAGGTGACCGATGAGCACGTGCCGTATCTGATGCGGAAAGCCGAGCAGCTCGACGCCTATCTGGGGCGCTGA
- a CDS encoding FAD-binding protein produces the protein MTEPKSSGDLDPLPSVEAPESVTHWSQLIRDWEAGADDARLIPVGSCSKPGLSKPFLDAPSTSAPKRFSARCLSGIIQYDPSEFTISVASGTPVRDVMQALAQHGQTLPFDPPRANANATIGGCVASGWSGPGRWRYGGLRDFILAASFLDGLGNEVHTGAPVVKNAAGFDFPKLMVGSLGRLGVLTRLTFKVFPQSESPQTWAIHFESLGEAAEYMQSLTRMPIEIDAIELCSPGTFSALTSQTGEDIGAKGWAIVLRIPGPQSVVRATVERIQSTVDGPAPQQLPEEAAASVWDLLLNHQAAVSVRVPITPRQMNVLQEDFPKSLNDNSWHVHFGLAGNVMFIRGSGTVQELHDWLCRHGLAGTLLNVDETCEGSERTGCGIGIWRHDEVVLRVARGIDPHQRFAPFVFGKPMHQHTSTHRHLMPKVKG, from the coding sequence GTGACTGAGCCAAAGTCATCCGGCGATCTCGATCCGTTGCCATCCGTCGAAGCCCCCGAATCAGTGACGCACTGGTCACAACTGATTCGCGATTGGGAAGCCGGTGCGGACGATGCGAGATTGATTCCGGTTGGCAGCTGTAGCAAACCGGGATTGTCAAAACCGTTTCTCGATGCGCCGTCGACGTCCGCGCCGAAACGCTTTTCGGCGCGATGCTTGTCTGGCATCATTCAGTACGACCCATCGGAGTTCACGATCTCGGTCGCGTCGGGCACTCCGGTCCGTGACGTGATGCAAGCGTTGGCTCAGCACGGACAAACGTTGCCCTTTGACCCACCGCGAGCGAATGCAAATGCAACGATCGGTGGTTGCGTCGCATCTGGATGGAGCGGTCCCGGACGTTGGCGTTATGGTGGGCTGCGAGACTTCATCCTGGCAGCATCGTTTCTCGATGGTTTGGGCAACGAGGTGCACACGGGGGCTCCCGTCGTGAAGAATGCGGCTGGGTTCGACTTCCCAAAGTTGATGGTCGGCAGCCTTGGGCGATTGGGGGTGCTGACGCGTTTGACGTTCAAGGTTTTTCCTCAATCTGAATCACCGCAAACTTGGGCGATCCATTTTGAATCGCTGGGTGAAGCCGCCGAGTACATGCAGTCGCTCACTCGAATGCCAATCGAGATCGATGCGATCGAGTTGTGTTCACCCGGCACATTTTCCGCCTTGACTTCCCAAACAGGCGAGGACATTGGGGCGAAGGGGTGGGCGATCGTCCTGCGAATACCGGGCCCCCAATCCGTGGTGCGAGCCACTGTGGAACGAATTCAGTCCACCGTCGATGGTCCTGCTCCCCAGCAATTGCCAGAAGAAGCCGCAGCGTCGGTTTGGGACTTGTTGCTGAATCATCAAGCAGCGGTCTCAGTCCGCGTGCCGATCACGCCGCGTCAGATGAACGTGTTGCAGGAGGATTTTCCCAAGTCTTTGAATGACAACTCATGGCACGTTCACTTTGGTTTGGCGGGCAACGTGATGTTCATCCGAGGCAGCGGAACGGTTCAAGAATTGCACGATTGGTTGTGCCGACATGGGCTCGCGGGGACGCTCCTGAACGTCGATGAAACGTGCGAAGGCAGCGAACGCACGGGATGCGGGATTGGAATCTGGAGACATGACGAGGTTGTGCTTCGG
- a CDS encoding FAD-binding oxidoreductase codes for MKPDDLTGLAELFPADRFRTDPAAQAAFESDGLLAYTTRPRGVVFPETADEVISTVRWCHEHSVPLVARGSGTGLSGGAMPHRDGVVIALNRLNRVLHVDPLERTATVQCGVVNLAVSQAARPHGLYFAPDPSSQSVCTIGGNIAFNSGGAHCLKYGMTAGHTLAMDVVLGDGTVTSLGGASLEHTGPDSTGFFCGNEGMLGIALQATLRLLPLPETFHTVLIGYDTIREAGNAVGEIIAANLLPGAMEIMDAMSIRAAEAAVACGYPKNANSVLIVELEGSAQRVEVEKQILTDVIQSTQPSAVEIAKNDAERLAIWKGRKSVFSAAGRLSPDFIVQDGVVPRRRLGEALERIEALSQECGVPVANVFHAGDGNLHPLIMYDGKIAGAFDKANAFAQKILRLCIEMGGSITGEHGVGIEKREVFSEMFDEATIDLMHRVRAEMDPHRICNPGKMFPDALAPALTTSGLHPLEKAGVIFRD; via the coding sequence GTGAAACCTGACGACCTGACTGGTTTGGCAGAGCTGTTTCCCGCCGATCGGTTTCGGACCGATCCGGCGGCTCAAGCGGCGTTCGAATCAGACGGGTTGCTCGCGTACACCACTCGACCTCGCGGCGTGGTCTTTCCGGAGACCGCCGACGAGGTCATCTCAACGGTCCGGTGGTGTCACGAACATTCGGTGCCCTTGGTTGCTCGAGGCAGCGGCACGGGCCTCTCCGGCGGCGCGATGCCCCATCGTGATGGGGTTGTGATCGCGCTGAATCGACTGAATCGCGTTCTGCACGTGGATCCTCTTGAACGCACGGCAACGGTCCAGTGCGGCGTGGTGAACCTGGCCGTGTCGCAAGCCGCACGCCCACACGGTTTGTACTTTGCCCCCGATCCGTCCAGCCAATCCGTGTGCACGATTGGCGGCAATATCGCCTTCAATTCAGGCGGGGCTCATTGCTTGAAGTACGGCATGACGGCCGGACACACTTTGGCGATGGATGTCGTTCTCGGCGACGGCACGGTGACCAGTCTTGGCGGAGCATCGCTGGAACATACCGGGCCGGATTCAACCGGATTCTTTTGCGGCAACGAAGGAATGCTGGGCATCGCGTTGCAGGCGACGTTACGCTTGCTACCGCTGCCGGAAACCTTTCACACGGTTCTGATTGGCTACGACACCATTCGCGAAGCCGGCAATGCCGTGGGCGAGATCATCGCCGCGAATTTGCTTCCGGGGGCGATGGAAATCATGGATGCGATGTCGATTCGCGCCGCCGAAGCCGCCGTGGCATGTGGTTACCCCAAGAACGCCAACAGTGTGCTAATTGTTGAGTTGGAAGGTTCCGCTCAACGTGTGGAAGTTGAAAAGCAAATCCTGACGGACGTCATTCAATCGACTCAACCATCCGCGGTGGAGATCGCTAAGAACGATGCCGAGCGGTTAGCCATTTGGAAAGGACGCAAGTCCGTCTTTTCGGCCGCCGGTCGTTTGAGTCCCGACTTCATTGTTCAGGACGGCGTGGTTCCGCGACGTCGATTGGGCGAAGCCTTGGAACGGATCGAAGCGTTGAGCCAAGAATGTGGAGTTCCCGTGGCGAATGTCTTTCACGCGGGCGATGGCAATTTGCATCCGTTGATCATGTATGACGGCAAGATCGCCGGGGCCTTTGACAAGGCGAACGCGTTTGCTCAGAAGATCCTTCGATTGTGCATCGAGATGGGAGGATCCATCACTGGCGAGCACGGCGTGGGCATCGAGAAACGCGAAGTCTTTTCGGAAATGTTTGATGAGGCGACGATCGATCTGATGCATCGTGTCCGAGCTGAGATGGACCCTCACCGAATCTGCAATCCTGGCAAGATGTTTCCCGATGCATTGGCACCCGCGTTGACGACGTCCGGTTTGCACCCGTTGGAAAAAGCGGGGGTGATCTTTCGTGACTGA
- a CDS encoding DUF1552 domain-containing protein: MNPALNRRTLLRGAGVAMALPWMESIPVWGRETMVGNDAAETPQRFAALFMGCGINADHWWAKGEGTDMELGKSLTPMEPLKHKMNFITGLFNENATGVGIHPGQTGNILSGASLKKGSELRGDISMDQVLANHFQDETAVPSLVLGCEQPVTGYHETNFSMAYSSHISWQNATSPVPMEVYPSLAFDALFDNQGSRRNESILDRVGEDAESLRRRVSVADRAKLEEFLSSVREVEKRAASMRAAHSKASSRAKDQGKPIQAMKRPDDGLPEDIREHMRLMCDIVALGFQTDKARVATLLLNRDLSGLFYPFLDVKSTHHSASHNDRSDEYERISRYYCSQYAYLAGKLEAMPEGDATVLDHSCLLFLSSMWSGNAHDSSKLPVLLTGGLSGKLPTGRVLDYLDQDDSDRKLCSLYLSIMDRMGVQLDAFGDATERLAGL, encoded by the coding sequence ATGAATCCAGCACTCAATCGACGAACGTTGTTACGCGGTGCCGGTGTCGCGATGGCGCTGCCATGGATGGAATCGATCCCCGTATGGGGACGTGAAACCATGGTCGGTAACGACGCGGCGGAAACGCCGCAAAGGTTTGCCGCCTTGTTCATGGGATGCGGTATCAATGCGGATCACTGGTGGGCCAAGGGCGAGGGCACCGACATGGAATTGGGCAAGAGCCTGACTCCCATGGAACCTCTCAAACACAAGATGAATTTCATCACCGGTCTGTTCAATGAAAACGCGACCGGTGTTGGGATTCACCCAGGTCAAACCGGAAACATTCTCTCCGGTGCGTCGCTCAAAAAGGGTTCCGAACTTCGAGGCGACATCAGCATGGACCAAGTCCTTGCCAACCATTTCCAGGACGAAACCGCGGTCCCCAGTTTGGTGCTCGGTTGCGAACAACCGGTGACGGGTTACCACGAAACCAATTTTTCGATGGCGTACAGCTCGCACATCTCGTGGCAGAACGCAACGTCGCCGGTGCCGATGGAAGTTTATCCATCGCTGGCCTTCGACGCGCTGTTCGACAACCAAGGCAGCCGCCGCAATGAAAGCATTCTGGATCGCGTTGGCGAAGACGCCGAATCATTGCGTCGTCGGGTGAGCGTTGCCGACCGAGCCAAGCTGGAAGAATTTCTAAGCAGCGTTCGCGAAGTGGAGAAACGAGCCGCTTCGATGCGAGCCGCTCACTCCAAGGCCAGTTCAAGAGCCAAGGACCAGGGCAAACCCATTCAAGCGATGAAGCGTCCTGACGATGGTCTGCCGGAAGACATCCGTGAACACATGCGATTGATGTGCGACATCGTTGCCTTGGGATTCCAAACCGACAAAGCCCGCGTGGCAACGTTGCTCCTCAACCGCGACCTTTCCGGTCTGTTCTATCCCTTCCTCGATGTGAAGTCGACTCACCATTCGGCCTCGCACAACGATCGCTCCGATGAGTACGAACGGATCTCCAGGTACTACTGCAGCCAGTACGCTTACTTGGCAGGGAAGCTGGAAGCGATGCCGGAAGGCGACGCGACCGTCCTGGACCATTCGTGTTTGTTGTTCCTGTCCAGCATGTGGTCCGGTAACGCTCATGATTCCAGCAAACTGCCGGTGCTGCTGACGGGAGGCCTTTCCGGCAAGCTTCCAACCGGCCGCGTGCTGGACTACCTCGACCAAGACGACTCGGACCGCAAACTTTGCAGCCTCTATCTCTCCATCATGGATCGAATGGGGGTTCAACTCGATGCCTTCGGAGACGCCACGGAGCGTCTCGCGGGACTCTAG
- a CDS encoding Gfo/Idh/MocA family protein gives MKPLNIGLIGYGFMGRTHTNGYRQAPRFFDLEYHPVLKAVCARNEEKAKQFAEQQGYESVETDWRELLKRDDIDAVDVCTPNNLHKEISIAAAEAGKMVLCEKPLAMNTEEGIEMCEAVEKAGVRNMVWYNYRRVPAVTLAKQLIDEGRLGRIFHYRANFLQDWTINADVPQGGAATWRLDAEAAGSGVTGDLLAHCIDTALWLNGSIEDVSAVTETFVKERVHAETGEKTPVKIDDACAFHCHFKNGSLGLFDSTRYARGHKALYTLEINGEHASIRWDLHDLHRLEYFDHSDDGIVRGWRSVHVTDGDQPYMGNWWVPGLQIGYEHTFVHQVADFLKSLESDQPAGPTFRDALETQRVCDAVLDSAATRSWKDVK, from the coding sequence ATGAAACCTCTGAACATTGGCCTGATTGGCTACGGCTTCATGGGCCGCACGCACACCAACGGGTACCGTCAAGCACCGCGATTTTTCGACTTGGAATATCATCCCGTTTTGAAAGCGGTTTGTGCGCGCAACGAAGAGAAGGCGAAACAATTCGCGGAACAGCAAGGTTACGAGTCGGTCGAAACCGATTGGCGTGAATTGCTGAAACGCGACGACATCGACGCGGTCGATGTTTGCACGCCCAACAACCTGCACAAAGAAATTTCGATCGCTGCCGCCGAAGCCGGCAAAATGGTTCTCTGTGAGAAACCATTGGCAATGAATACCGAGGAAGGCATCGAGATGTGCGAAGCGGTCGAAAAGGCCGGTGTTCGCAACATGGTTTGGTACAACTACCGTCGCGTTCCGGCCGTCACGTTGGCCAAGCAATTGATTGACGAAGGTCGCTTGGGACGAATCTTCCATTACCGTGCCAACTTCCTGCAGGACTGGACCATCAACGCGGACGTTCCTCAGGGAGGAGCGGCGACTTGGCGTTTGGATGCGGAAGCGGCTGGTAGCGGCGTGACCGGTGACTTGCTGGCCCACTGCATCGACACCGCGTTGTGGCTGAACGGAAGCATCGAAGACGTCTCGGCTGTCACCGAAACGTTCGTGAAAGAACGCGTCCACGCCGAGACCGGTGAGAAGACACCCGTCAAGATCGACGATGCGTGTGCATTCCACTGCCACTTCAAAAATGGATCGTTGGGACTGTTCGACTCAACGCGTTACGCTCGTGGTCACAAGGCGCTCTACACGTTGGAAATCAACGGTGAGCATGCTTCGATCCGTTGGGATTTGCATGACCTGCACCGTCTCGAGTACTTCGATCACAGCGACGACGGAATTGTCCGTGGCTGGCGCAGCGTGCACGTGACCGACGGCGATCAGCCTTACATGGGCAACTGGTGGGTGCCAGGATTGCAAATTGGATACGAGCACACCTTCGTGCACCAAGTCGCTGACTTCTTGAAGTCGTTGGAATCGGATCAGCCCGCCGGTCCAACCTTCCGCGACGCCTTGGAAACCCAACGCGTTTGCGATGCGGTCCTGGACAGTGCCGCCACGCGCAGTTGGAAAGACGTGAAGTGA
- a CDS encoding DUF1592 domain-containing protein — protein MSVPRIFLLLLASIGGVSVFGDDPLESTFQQTVQPFLRTHCVECHDSDSAQGDLDLTTDQNVDDVVGRFRHWAVVLERLRAGDMPPEDAGSQPSDEQRQAMIRWIETLKQAEAKRTAGDPGLVLARRLSSAEYNRTIRDLTGVDIQPAADFPIDPANEAGFDNSGESLTMSPALLKKYLQAARRVADHLAITPSGLEFAPHPVITETDRDKFCVNRIIAFYRQQNVRLEDHLFVVWKAHTDDDQSISQLANTHRVSQRYCHTLHDALANGSRSPADDETLESGPMTALRAMWSEVIESSSNETEARESCQQMATFIEGFREQLVPEIPNLTAPQMNPGSQPLVLWKNRQFAANRRRLATKRLQPLQERIGSFDASDLSVPAADQVANLLSFPETEKPQESYVEELKRFCNLFPDRFFVSERARVYLDAKDEKKRGRTGRYLSAGFHSQMGYYRDDAPLYDLMLTDEERTTLDRLWVELDFVTSAPMRQYAGFIWFDRTDSKFMRDRVFDRYRAEDKDCIAEDKVRGLCDAYVAKAEKVGASDKALAAIRRYFDDMSKTFRSLETLKQQSQPVQLEAVLEFAERAYRRPLTNSDREEILSFYQHLRTEGELDHDESIRDCVVRILMSPHFCYRIDPASSSQDGQVQPLDGHSLANRLSYFLWSSMPDEPLMELAAQNALQDAQTIARESRRMLRDPKSHDFIREFMGNWLNFRRFDQHNGVDRERFPQFTDSLRLAMLEEPLRFFADVVSNDRSILDFLYANHTFVNRELAEHYGVTDAEWDTLVSEAGASEVAEKDRWTLLPEAGRWNRGGLLPMGVFLTRNSPGLRTSPVQRGNWVVQRVLGEHVPAPPAEVPELPEDESKLGDLTIREALARHREHPSCAGCHERIDSMGLVFEEFGPIGELRDRDLGGRKIDAKVVFPDGSHGDGIDGLKDYIRRQRENDFVDHFCRKLLAFALGRSLQLSDESLIADMKTNLRANQHRFDAMVDTIVTSPAFRNKRVQMLAIDSASPHHPPANQQPATETEPSP, from the coding sequence ATGTCTGTCCCTCGAATTTTCCTCCTGCTCCTTGCGAGCATTGGAGGCGTTAGCGTTTTTGGTGACGACCCGTTGGAGTCCACCTTCCAACAGACCGTCCAGCCGTTTCTACGCACTCACTGTGTCGAGTGCCATGACTCGGATTCGGCTCAAGGCGACTTGGACCTGACGACCGATCAAAATGTCGACGATGTGGTGGGTCGATTTCGTCACTGGGCAGTGGTGCTGGAGCGATTAAGAGCGGGTGACATGCCGCCGGAAGATGCGGGCTCTCAACCCAGCGACGAACAGCGACAAGCAATGATCCGCTGGATCGAAACTCTGAAGCAGGCGGAGGCAAAACGCACGGCCGGCGATCCCGGGTTGGTGCTGGCGAGACGGCTTAGCAGCGCCGAATACAACCGCACGATTCGAGACCTGACGGGTGTCGACATTCAACCCGCGGCGGATTTCCCGATCGACCCTGCCAATGAGGCGGGCTTCGATAACTCGGGTGAATCACTGACGATGTCGCCCGCGTTGTTGAAGAAATACTTGCAAGCCGCTCGCCGTGTTGCCGATCACCTTGCGATCACGCCTTCGGGACTGGAGTTCGCTCCACATCCAGTGATCACCGAAACCGACCGTGACAAGTTCTGCGTCAACCGCATCATCGCTTTCTATCGTCAGCAGAATGTTCGCTTGGAAGACCACCTGTTCGTCGTTTGGAAAGCCCATACCGACGACGATCAATCGATCTCCCAACTGGCCAATACACATCGCGTCAGCCAGCGCTACTGCCACACACTCCACGACGCACTGGCAAACGGTTCACGCTCGCCCGCGGATGATGAGACCCTCGAATCAGGCCCCATGACTGCGCTGCGTGCAATGTGGTCGGAGGTCATCGAGTCCTCCTCCAACGAGACCGAAGCACGAGAATCCTGCCAACAAATGGCAACGTTCATCGAAGGGTTTCGAGAACAACTGGTGCCGGAGATCCCAAACCTCACCGCACCCCAAATGAATCCAGGGTCACAACCGCTGGTGCTTTGGAAGAACCGACAGTTTGCCGCGAATCGACGTCGTTTGGCCACCAAGCGTTTGCAACCGCTTCAGGAAAGAATCGGATCGTTTGATGCTTCGGACTTGAGTGTGCCGGCTGCAGATCAAGTCGCCAACCTACTCTCGTTCCCCGAAACCGAGAAGCCGCAAGAATCCTATGTTGAAGAGCTCAAGCGGTTCTGCAATCTGTTTCCCGACCGCTTCTTTGTCTCTGAGCGAGCCCGAGTGTATTTGGACGCCAAAGACGAAAAGAAGAGGGGACGCACGGGACGCTACCTCAGCGCTGGCTTCCACAGTCAAATGGGATACTACCGCGATGACGCACCTCTGTATGACTTGATGCTCACCGACGAAGAACGCACGACCTTGGATCGTCTTTGGGTGGAACTGGACTTCGTCACCTCAGCGCCGATGCGTCAGTACGCTGGCTTCATCTGGTTCGACCGAACGGATTCGAAATTCATGCGTGACCGCGTGTTCGACCGATACCGCGCGGAAGACAAGGATTGCATCGCGGAGGACAAAGTGCGTGGGCTCTGCGATGCTTACGTCGCCAAGGCCGAAAAAGTGGGTGCCAGCGATAAAGCTCTCGCGGCGATTCGCAGGTACTTCGACGACATGTCGAAAACCTTCCGCTCGCTTGAAACGCTGAAGCAGCAATCGCAACCGGTGCAGCTCGAAGCCGTGCTGGAGTTTGCCGAGCGAGCCTACCGACGACCTTTAACGAATTCGGATCGCGAGGAAATCCTTTCGTTCTACCAGCATCTGCGAACGGAAGGCGAACTGGATCACGACGAATCCATTCGCGATTGTGTGGTTCGCATCCTGATGTCGCCGCACTTCTGCTATCGCATCGACCCGGCATCCTCGAGTCAGGATGGCCAGGTCCAACCGCTCGATGGTCACTCGCTCGCAAATCGGTTGAGCTACTTTTTGTGGTCCAGCATGCCCGACGAGCCACTCATGGAATTGGCGGCGCAGAATGCCTTGCAAGATGCACAAACCATCGCTCGCGAAAGTCGCCGGATGCTTCGGGATCCCAAGAGCCACGACTTCATTCGCGAATTCATGGGCAACTGGCTGAACTTCCGGCGATTCGACCAGCACAACGGTGTGGATCGAGAACGGTTCCCTCAGTTCACGGACAGCTTGCGTTTGGCGATGCTGGAGGAACCGCTTCGTTTCTTTGCCGACGTGGTTTCAAATGATCGGTCGATTCTCGATTTCCTGTACGCGAATCACACCTTCGTCAATCGCGAACTTGCTGAGCACTACGGCGTCACCGACGCGGAGTGGGACACTTTGGTTTCGGAAGCCGGTGCGAGCGAAGTGGCTGAAAAGGACCGATGGACCCTACTGCCGGAGGCCGGACGATGGAATCGAGGCGGATTGCTTCCGATGGGTGTTTTCCTCACGCGCAATTCACCCGGGCTTCGGACCAGTCCGGTTCAACGCGGCAACTGGGTCGTGCAGCGGGTGCTCGGCGAGCACGTTCCAGCTCCGCCGGCGGAGGTTCCCGAATTGCCCGAAGACGAAAGCAAACTCGGCGACTTAACGATCCGCGAAGCCCTGGCTCGTCACCGCGAGCACCCAAGTTGTGCGGGATGCCATGAACGAATTGACTCGATGGGATTGGTGTTCGAAGAATTCGGCCCCATCGGTGAACTGCGCGACCGAGATTTGGGCGGGCGCAAGATCGACGCGAAGGTGGTGTTTCCCGACGGCAGCCACGGTGATGGCATCGACGGGCTGAAGGACTACATCCGACGGCAACGAGAAAATGACTTTGTCGATCATTTCTGCCGAAAGCTGCTCGCCTTCGCCCTCGGACGTTCCCTGCAACTTTCCGATGAATCCTTGATCGCCGACATGAAGACCAACTTGCGAGCCAATCAACATCGTTTTGACGCAATGGTCGACACGATTGTGACCAGCCCCGCATTCCGAAACAAACGGGTTCAAATGCTCGCAATCGACTCAGCGAGTCCCCACCACCCACCTGCCAATCAGCAACCTGCCACCGAAACGGAGCCTTCGCCATGA
- a CDS encoding sugar phosphate isomerase/epimerase family protein, which produces MSEHPNSYPKLHNAAWPGVVGKGDDDENPVIPLDEMLDLTAAAEVDGRKFDGVDLFLFSPHVSIDADDAELEALAEKVRSRNLVIGTVVAPVWEPTGGGSAGGGPEEVEAFLKQVRKGCEIGKKLRELGVRPYGSVRLDSAMGVADWVKDPDASQSRIADTFKAASDIAEEYDERLAAEGEICWGGMHSWKKMVDLLERVGHPERFGFQADMAHTLLYLLGYNAPEDAILPQDFDWSDADKKAAALKELTHALRPWTIDFHVAQNDATVHGTGSHDKTGRHCLPKDPNGKLEIAKDAGYWLRDEHGDVLQTCKHICWDGCMFPNDVMHKPETWNDILEAMLSVQDAHGWNE; this is translated from the coding sequence ATGAGCGAACACCCGAATTCGTATCCTAAATTGCACAACGCTGCTTGGCCTGGTGTGGTCGGCAAAGGCGACGACGATGAGAATCCAGTGATCCCGTTGGATGAAATGCTGGACCTGACCGCGGCTGCGGAAGTCGACGGTCGCAAGTTCGACGGAGTCGATTTGTTCCTGTTCTCGCCGCACGTTTCGATCGATGCGGACGACGCCGAATTGGAAGCGTTGGCCGAAAAGGTTCGTAGTCGAAACTTGGTGATCGGAACCGTCGTGGCTCCGGTTTGGGAGCCCACCGGCGGCGGAAGTGCGGGCGGCGGACCCGAAGAGGTCGAGGCGTTTCTGAAGCAGGTTCGCAAAGGCTGCGAGATTGGAAAGAAGCTGCGGGAACTGGGCGTGCGACCTTACGGCAGCGTTCGTTTGGATAGCGCCATGGGGGTTGCCGATTGGGTGAAAGACCCCGATGCATCGCAAAGTCGAATCGCGGACACCTTCAAAGCGGCTTCGGACATCGCAGAGGAATACGACGAGCGTTTGGCTGCCGAGGGTGAGATCTGCTGGGGCGGCATGCACTCTTGGAAAAAGATGGTTGATCTGTTGGAGCGAGTTGGCCATCCCGAGCGATTTGGTTTCCAAGCCGACATGGCACACACCTTGTTGTACTTGCTCGGCTACAACGCACCCGAAGACGCGATTCTGCCGCAAGACTTCGACTGGTCCGATGCGGACAAGAAAGCGGCTGCGTTGAAAGAGTTGACGCATGCACTGCGTCCATGGACCATCGATTTTCATGTCGCCCAAAACGATGCGACCGTCCACGGAACCGGCAGCCACGACAAGACCGGTCGTCACTGCTTGCCCAAAGACCCCAACGGCAAACTGGAAATCGCCAAGGACGCGGGTTACTGGTTGCGAGACGAACACGGCGATGTCTTGCAAACCTGCAAGCACATTTGTTGGGACGGTTGCATGTTCCCCAACGACGTCATGCACAAACCAGAAACCTGGAACGACATTCTCGAAGCCATGCTCAGCGTGCAAGACGCTCACGGTTGGAACGAGTGA
- a CDS encoding tetratricopeptide repeat protein — protein sequence MTATSTNDEGDATATGSSAAPTRRQHLEHHLKTCPTDIDSYLELASIYREENRPLQAAKILEQAHEIFPDDSKVIWELEEARLARSVQQLVEVRDLASRLGNSSMDQDLERATTDWANCRLKVCRARLGRDPSLTYLRMVIGEALYDLERYDEAMDELEPLLDCESHSPGAYLLTGRCQLLLSQDMAAMKSLRQASIRRSVVGPQKTRVAALTLLVDLAERHGLDASLEIYRQSLETIK from the coding sequence ATGACCGCAACTTCAACGAACGATGAAGGCGATGCCACCGCCACCGGATCATCGGCCGCGCCCACGCGTCGGCAGCATCTCGAGCATCACCTGAAGACCTGTCCAACGGACATCGACAGCTATCTGGAACTGGCGTCGATCTACCGAGAAGAAAACCGCCCGCTGCAAGCCGCGAAAATTTTGGAGCAGGCTCATGAGATCTTTCCCGACGATTCCAAAGTGATCTGGGAGCTGGAAGAAGCACGACTGGCTCGATCCGTTCAGCAGTTGGTCGAAGTGCGTGACTTGGCGTCGCGTCTGGGCAATTCGTCCATGGACCAAGACCTGGAACGCGCGACCACGGATTGGGCAAACTGCCGACTCAAAGTTTGTCGTGCGCGGCTGGGTCGTGATCCGTCGCTGACTTATCTGCGGATGGTCATTGGCGAAGCCCTGTATGATTTGGAACGCTACGACGAAGCGATGGACGAGCTGGAGCCACTGCTGGATTGCGAATCGCATTCACCGGGGGCATATCTGCTGACCGGTCGGTGTCAGTTGTTGCTCAGTCAGGACATGGCCGCGATGAAGTCCCTGCGGCAAGCATCCATCCGACGGTCCGTGGTGGGACCTCAAAAGACTCGCGTTGCCGCGTTGACGTTGCTGGTTGATCTGGCCGAGCGTCACGGGTTGGATGCGAGCTTGGAAATTTATCGACAATCCTTGGAAACGATCAAATGA